One genomic region from Pristis pectinata isolate sPriPec2 chromosome X, sPriPec2.1.pri, whole genome shotgun sequence encodes:
- the LOC127566922 gene encoding NACHT, LRR and PYD domains-containing protein 12-like produces MSYNPSYCWILGWALGPFFTQRHRDPQRVPKTITQLYSYYIYNTLKNHGREIESPRDVLLRYTFLHLTIQEFVAALAQFLTPDRRDILKLLTEAHSTTDGRFEVFLRFVAGISFPGAARGLEEFLGPFPHQTICRVIDWVKEEVKRQSGNTESLTGKRSLLNTLYYLFESQNRGLAQAALGAVETLSFSGLRLTPIDCAVLSHVIGLCDTIKHLDLWDCFIRCEGLQRLGPGLHKCMVLGLGLNDLGDSGVKLVSASLRDPECKIQKLWLRGVGLTDSGAEDLASALSTNRSLTELDLSYNNMGDSGVNLVSAALRDPECKLQTLRLGWNRLTDSGAQGLASALRTNRSLKELDLSGSKLADSGVKLVSAALRDRECKIQRLRLGVNRLTDSGAKVLVSALSANRSLMELDLGSNSVTDGSVPALRRLMLTLPSLEQIRLEGNRFSPTGEKELRSLQEPRSRLRVNV; encoded by the exons atgagctacaacccTTCTTACTGCTGGATCCTCGGTTGGGCACTGGgccccttcttcacacaaagacacaGGGACCCGCAGCgagttcccaagaccatcacccaactCTATTCCTACTATATTTACAACACCTTAAAAAACCACGGCCGTGAGATTGAAAGCCCccgtgatgtgttactgagg tacacattcctacacctcaccatccaagagtttgtagcCGCACTGGCACAATTCCTGACTCCCGATCGCAGGGATATCCTgaaactcctcactgaagcccacagcaCGACAGACGGGCGATTTGAGGTATTTCTCCGTTTTGTTGCTGGTATCTCCTTCCCAGGGGCAGCTCGGGGGCTGGAGGAGTTTCTGGGTCCATTTCCCCATCAAACCATCTGCCGAGTGATTGactgggtgaaggaggaggtgaaacGTCAGAGTGGAAACACAGAGAGTCTAACTGGTAAAAGGAGCCTCCTGAACACACTGTACTACCTATTTGAGTCTCAGAACCGTGGACTGGctcaggccgcactgggagctGTGGAAACACTTTCATTCAGTGGATTGCGACTGACCCCGATTGACTGCGCCGTCCTGTCTCATGTCATTGGGCTCTGTGATACAATAAAACACCTCGATCTGTGGGACTGCTTCATTCGGTGTGAAGGCCTCCAGCGGCTGGGACCCGGGCTGCACAAATGCATGGTGTTGGG ACTGGGACTCAATGACCTGGGAGAttcgggagtgaaactggtgtctgcgtCTCTGAGGGacccggagtgtaaaatacagaaactgtg GCTGAGGGGTGTCGGTCTGACAGATTCTGGTGCCGAGGATCTCGCTTCCGCTCTCAGTACTAATCGCTCACTGACGGAGCTGGACCTGAGTTACAACAATATGGGAGATTCGGGAGTGAACCTGGTGTCAGCTGCTCTGAGGGACCCGGAGTGTAAACTACAGACACTGCG gtTGGGGTGGAACCGTCTCACAGATTCTGGTGCCCAGGGTCTCGCCTCCGCTCTCAGAACAAACCGTTCACTGAAGGAGCTGGACCTGAGTGGTAGTAAACTGGCAGAttcgggagtgaaactggtgtctgcggctctgagggaccgggagtgtaaaatacagagacTGCG ACTGGGGGTGAACCGTCTCACAGATTCTGGTGCCAAGGTTCTCGTCTCCGCTCTCAGTGCAAACCGCTCACTGATGGAACTAGACCTGGGATCAAACTCCGTCACAGACGGATCTGTCCCCGCTCTCCGCCGCCTCATGCTGACCCTCCCGAGTCTGGAGCAGATCAG GCTGGAGGGGAATCGGTTCAGTCCGACCGGAGAGAAGGAATTGAGGTCGCTGCAGGAACCCAGATCCAGACTGAGGGTGAACGTGTGA